The stretch of DNA GTGACATAGAGTTGCGCGAGGAAACCGCACTGCCGCTCTTCAGTCCATCCATCACTGCGGGCACGTAGCGGAACGGGCGGGAAGAACGGCGGACGGCGACGGAGGCGATGGGCGGGCACTTTCGGCATCCGCTAAGGTGGAGCAGATGCGGGAAGCGTAGGAAATAGCGACGAAACTGGACGCCTCCTCCACCTCCAACGCCGGATGATACGTATTTCCCCCTAAGCACCTTCAAGGCGATCTTGATGGTAAATACCTATTAACACCTCATGGAAACGCTTCTCGCCAATTGGGTCACAGAAGAATCGCGCCGGAAAGAAGCCCGCACGAACACCTTCGTGATGGGGACGATATTGACCGATGCGATGTCCGCCCCGGTCCGCATTCGCAACCTCTCGCCCAATGGCGCCCTGGTAAGCGGCCCCGACCTGCCTCAGGCGGGGGAACGCTGCCGGATAAGGCGTGGGAGCCTATCCGTTTCGGGCAGGATCATGCGCCGCAATGAGGAGCACGCGGGGCTGCTGTTCGAACGCAGCATCGAAGTCCAGAACTGGCTTGCCGCCGGTCATTCCCGCCAGGTCGAAGTGGACCGCGTGGTCCAGGAAGCGAAGCATCGGTACCCCGTGGCGGATACGCACCACCTGATGACAAATGCGACTACCTCCGCAGCCACGACGCGCGACAGCCTGCTCGACATTGCCGACCAGCTCGACCGACTGGCCGACAGCCTCAGCGACGACGATCACGTCATCGCCAAGTTCCTCGACCGCCTGCAGATCCTCGACATCGCGTCGCAGCGATTGCGTGCATTGGGCTAGCCGCCGGGGATGTCGATGATCCGCCGGGTTCGAGACCGGCAGCGGCATTCCCCACCCATCAATCGAACACCCGGCTCAGTCGGCCTCATCAGTCGCCGGCGACAAAGGCCCGGGCGAGCAATTGCCCGTCGTCCATGCGCTCCACGATCAGCCGGAAGTCGAGCAGCGAACGGACCGTGTGCCTGCACATATATCCGGTCGTACCATCGGCAAGACGAACCGCTCCGCGCGTTGCGCCTTCCGCCTCCTCTTCCTGATCGAGAAAGGCAGACCAACCCACCAGGCTCCACGAAAGACGCGTGACGACCTCGTCCCCGGTGCGGCCGCGATAGACCGGGACATTCGCGCCAGTCACGTAAAGCACAGCGAACGCATCGTCCTCATCGAGATCCTGCGCCCAAAGCCAGGGCATGGTGATCCCGCCGTCCGATCCCTTCGCGCAGCCGAGCCGCTGGAGGTCATCGAGTTCCTCCCAGAGCCGGTACTCGGGATCATTCAGCCGCTCGCGCAGCAGCTCGCGCCCACTGCCTCCACCGAAGTCCAACAACACGTCCGGCGCAAATAGCGGGAGCAGCATCGCCTCGTCGCGATTGGCCACTGCCGTGGCGAGAGCCATGCGGAAGGCCTCGGCCCCCGCTATTGCCGCGCACTCGTCTCGCGGCGCCAAATTGCGAGCCGAGGCGGCAGTAGCCAGCGCGAGTGCCATGGTAGCGAGCATCACTCGCCGTCAACGAGGGAGGTGACCTGCCATCGGCCGTCAATACGCGAGACAGACATATGATAGTGGAATT from Erythrobacter mangrovi encodes:
- a CDS encoding PilZ domain-containing protein, whose protein sequence is METLLANWVTEESRRKEARTNTFVMGTILTDAMSAPVRIRNLSPNGALVSGPDLPQAGERCRIRRGSLSVSGRIMRRNEEHAGLLFERSIEVQNWLAAGHSRQVEVDRVVQEAKHRYPVADTHHLMTNATTSAATTRDSLLDIADQLDRLADSLSDDDHVIAKFLDRLQILDIASQRLRALG